Proteins encoded by one window of uncultured Bacteroides sp.:
- a CDS encoding universal stress protein has translation MEEKLVTLAILTYAKAQILKSVLEKEGIKSYIQNVDLIKPVVSSGVRLRIKESDLPHALKITESNLWLSEDIIGEKPQEKETGNKVLIPVDFSDYSMRACEFGFGFAKTFNTEVVLLHVYFTPRYMPSIPYNDVFSYQGPDEESIKNIIKKVNEDLNNLSEKIKGKIASGEFPDVKFTCVLKEGVPEEEILKYAKNNSPGIIVMGTRGKNKKDADIIGSVTAEVIDRSRAIVFVVPENTPFKIFNEVKKLAFITNFDQRDLIAFDALMKKMSAFKFSVTLIHLATLKDAWNEIKLAGIKEYFQKQYSDIQIHYEVVMDDNLGQNLDSFIQKNSIDVITITSYKRNMFARLFNPSIAMKMIFHTDTPLLVISDKI, from the coding sequence ATGGAAGAGAAATTAGTTACATTAGCCATACTTACGTATGCTAAAGCTCAGATTCTAAAGAGTGTATTAGAAAAAGAAGGTATAAAATCTTACATACAAAATGTAGATCTTATAAAGCCTGTTGTATCTTCTGGAGTTCGTTTAAGAATAAAAGAGAGCGATTTGCCCCATGCCTTGAAAATCACAGAAAGTAACCTTTGGCTTTCCGAAGATATAATAGGGGAGAAGCCTCAGGAAAAAGAAACAGGGAATAAGGTGTTAATTCCTGTAGACTTTTCAGATTATTCAATGCGAGCCTGTGAATTTGGTTTTGGTTTTGCAAAAACATTTAATACAGAAGTGGTTTTACTTCATGTATATTTTACTCCTAGATACATGCCATCAATTCCTTATAATGATGTTTTCAGCTATCAGGGCCCTGATGAGGAGTCTATTAAAAATATTATTAAAAAGGTTAATGAAGACTTAAATAATTTATCAGAGAAGATTAAAGGTAAGATTGCTTCTGGTGAATTCCCAGACGTTAAGTTTACTTGTGTATTGAAAGAAGGAGTTCCTGAAGAAGAAATTCTAAAGTATGCTAAGAATAATTCTCCAGGCATTATAGTAATGGGAACTCGCGGGAAAAATAAAAAAGATGCAGACATTATTGGAAGTGTTACAGCTGAGGTTATAGACCGAAGTCGTGCCATTGTTTTTGTTGTTCCAGAGAATACACCGTTTAAAATATTCAATGAAGTCAAGAAACTAGCATTTATTACTAATTTTGACCAAAGAGACTTAATTGCATTTGATGCATTAATGAAGAAAATGAGTGCATTCAAATTTTCAGTAACACTCATTCATTTAGCCACTCTTAAAGATGCCTGGAATGAAATTAAATTGGCTGGTATTAAAGAATATTTCCAGAAACAGTATTCTGATATTCAGATTCATTATGAAGTTGTGATGGATGACAATTTAGGTCAGAATTTGGATTCATTTATTCAAAAAAATAGTATTGACGTAATTACCATTACATCTTATAAAAGAAATATGTTTGCTCGTTTATTTAATCCAAGCATTGCAATGAAGATGATTTTTCATACTGATACACCTTTATTGGTTATAAGTGATAAAATATAA
- a CDS encoding BatD family protein has protein sequence MRKLIFLFIILLIPGINSFANNAKIVAEAPDVVAVGDQFRITYTVNTQDAKSFRASSMKGLDVLAGPYESRMTSSLNINGKGSTVSSITFTYTVMASKPGTFAIAPASIIANGNPITSNALRIKVLPADHSGSGSSSSSKASHSQSSGTKISANDLIIVGSVNKTNVYEQEALVLTYKIYALVDLRGFDNVKLPDFKGFQSQEVELPQTKQFSLERYKGKNYHSVVYRQFVLFPQQTGKLVINPARFDASIAKAMKTDDPFDAFFNGGSNVVEVKKTIVTPQVSVNVRALPAGKPANFCGGVGGFTLSSSINSKEVKTNDAITIKVTISGVGNLKLIETPKIQFPKDFEVYDPKVTNKFTLTKSGLSGSKVIEYLAIPRYAGSYKIPSASFSYFDSSTGSYKTLRTQDFDLKVAKGAGNANQVIANFANKEDLKVLGSDIRYIKTNDVTLSEKGDSFFGSLLYYLLYIIPACLFVTFVIMYRKQAVENANVAKVRTKKANKVATKKMKIAGKLLKENKKDEFYDEVLKALWGYISDKLNIPVSKLTKDNVDSELTNYGVDGELTKEFLSVLNQCEFARYAPGDPNETMDKVYSSAIEVVSKMENIIKH, from the coding sequence ATGAGGAAACTGATTTTCTTATTCATCATTTTACTGATACCCGGAATAAATAGTTTTGCTAATAATGCGAAGATAGTTGCAGAAGCTCCGGACGTAGTCGCAGTAGGCGATCAATTTAGAATTACTTATACGGTAAACACACAGGATGCAAAGAGCTTTAGAGCTTCATCAATGAAGGGTCTGGATGTTTTAGCCGGACCTTATGAGTCAAGAATGACTAGTTCACTGAACATTAATGGTAAGGGCTCTACCGTTAGCTCCATTACTTTCACATATACAGTAATGGCTAGTAAGCCGGGAACTTTTGCAATTGCACCTGCAAGCATTATTGCGAATGGTAATCCTATTACCTCAAATGCATTAAGAATTAAAGTTCTTCCTGCTGACCATTCTGGCAGTGGAAGTAGTTCTTCTTCCAAAGCCTCTCATTCTCAGTCATCAGGAACAAAGATCTCAGCAAATGACTTAATTATTGTTGGTTCTGTAAACAAAACAAATGTTTATGAACAGGAAGCACTTGTTCTGACATATAAAATCTATGCATTAGTAGATTTAAGAGGCTTTGATAATGTTAAATTGCCCGACTTTAAAGGATTTCAATCACAGGAAGTAGAACTGCCACAAACAAAGCAGTTTTCTCTGGAACGTTATAAAGGAAAGAATTATCATTCTGTAGTATATAGGCAGTTTGTACTTTTCCCTCAGCAAACAGGTAAATTAGTTATTAATCCGGCCAGATTTGATGCATCAATTGCTAAAGCAATGAAAACAGATGATCCTTTTGATGCATTCTTCAATGGTGGGTCAAATGTTGTTGAAGTAAAGAAAACTATTGTTACTCCTCAGGTATCTGTAAATGTAAGAGCCTTACCTGCTGGAAAACCAGCAAACTTCTGTGGCGGAGTAGGAGGATTCACTCTTTCTTCATCTATCAATTCTAAAGAGGTAAAAACAAACGATGCAATAACTATTAAAGTAACTATCTCCGGAGTAGGTAATCTTAAATTGATTGAGACTCCAAAGATCCAATTTCCTAAGGATTTTGAAGTTTATGATCCTAAGGTTACTAATAAATTTACTTTAACTAAAAGCGGTTTGTCAGGAAGCAAGGTAATTGAATATCTGGCAATACCTCGTTATGCAGGATCATACAAAATTCCATCTGCAAGTTTTTCATATTTTGATAGTAGTACCGGATCATATAAGACTCTCAGAACACAGGACTTTGATTTGAAAGTAGCCAAAGGAGCCGGTAATGCTAATCAGGTAATTGCAAACTTTGCAAATAAAGAAGATCTAAAAGTATTAGGCTCTGATATCAGATATATAAAAACAAATGATGTAACGTTATCCGAGAAGGGAGATTCCTTTTTTGGCTCATTACTTTATTATTTGCTTTATATCATTCCTGCATGTTTATTTGTAACCTTTGTTATAATGTACAGAAAACAAGCAGTAGAAAATGCTAATGTTGCAAAAGTGCGCACTAAGAAAGCAAATAAAGTTGCAACAAAGAAAATGAAGATCGCTGGTAAACTTTTGAAAGAAAACAAGAAAGATGAATTCTATGATGAGGTTTTAAAGGCGTTGTGGGGATATATAAGTGATAAACTGAATATTCCGGTTTCTAAGCTGACAAAAGATAATGTTGATTCTGAACTGACCAATTATGGAGTGGATGGAGAGTTGACTAAAGAATTCTTGTCAGTGCTCAATCAGTGTGAATTTGCACGTTATGCTCCTGGTGATCCAAATGAAACAATGGATAAGGTTTATTCTTCTGCCATTGAGGTAGTGAGTAAAATGGAAAACATAATAAAACACTAA
- a CDS encoding VWA domain-containing protein, producing the protein MIFANIYYLFLLILLIPYIMWYILKQRKNEASLQVSDTRVYAHTPRSYKIYLLHAPFVLRVIAFVMIILILARPQTTNNWQNTETEGIDIMLALDISTSMLAEDLKPNRMEAAKDVATEFINGRPNDNIGMTLFAAESFTQCPLTVDHGVLLNLFQNVKCGIIEDGTAVGMGIANAVSRLKDSKAKSKVIILLTDGSNNKGDISPLTAAEIAKSFGIRVYTIGVGTNGLAPYPYPTASGVQYINMPVEIDESTLKQIAETTDGEYFRATSTSKLKEVYQEIDKLEKTKLNVKAFSKRQENYQPFALILLICILSEVLLRNSILKKIP; encoded by the coding sequence ATGATATTTGCTAATATTTATTATTTATTTCTGCTAATACTTCTTATACCATATATTATGTGGTATATCCTGAAGCAACGGAAAAATGAAGCTTCTCTTCAGGTTTCCGATACAAGGGTATATGCTCACACTCCCAGAAGCTATAAGATCTATTTACTTCATGCACCTTTCGTGCTTAGAGTCATTGCTTTCGTGATGATTATTTTGATTCTTGCGCGTCCGCAAACTACAAATAATTGGCAGAATACTGAGACTGAAGGAATTGATATTATGCTGGCTCTTGATATTTCAACAAGTATGCTGGCTGAAGATCTTAAACCTAATCGTATGGAGGCTGCCAAGGATGTGGCTACGGAATTTATAAATGGCCGGCCTAATGATAACATCGGTATGACTCTTTTTGCAGCAGAAAGCTTCACTCAATGTCCGCTCACTGTTGATCACGGCGTTTTATTGAATCTCTTTCAGAATGTGAAATGTGGTATAATTGAAGATGGTACTGCTGTAGGTATGGGTATTGCAAATGCTGTATCCCGACTGAAAGACAGTAAAGCCAAATCTAAAGTCATTATCCTGTTAACTGACGGATCAAACAATAAGGGAGATATATCTCCTCTTACTGCAGCCGAGATTGCTAAAAGTTTTGGAATCAGAGTTTATACTATTGGTGTGGGAACAAATGGTTTGGCTCCATATCCATATCCTACAGCTTCCGGAGTACAGTATATCAATATGCCGGTAGAAATAGATGAATCTACTTTGAAACAGATAGCAGAAACTACAGATGGTGAGTATTTCCGGGCAACAAGCACTTCTAAACTGAAAGAAGTATATCAGGAAATTGATAAACTGGAGAAGACTAAGTTAAATGTTAAAGCTTTCAGTAAGAGACAAGAAAATTATCAGCCATTTGCGCTGATCTTACTTATTTGTATTCTTAGTGAGGTGCTTTTGCGTAACTCAATATTAAAGAAAATACCATAA
- a CDS encoding DUF58 domain-containing protein, with translation MEASELIKKVRQIEIKTRGLSNNIFAGQYHSAFKGRGMAFSEVREYQYGDDIRDIDWNVTARFHKPFVKVFEEERELTVMLLIDVSGSLEFGTIKQMKKDMVTEIAATLAFSAIQNNDKIGVIFFSDKIEKFIPPKKGRKHILFIIRELIDFKAESRRTNIKLGMEYLTNVIKKRCTAFIVSDFIDNSDFKNALTIANRKHDVVAIQVYDKRVAELPSVGLMKVKDAETGHEQWIDTSSAALRKVHHDWWMKKQSILGETFTKSNVDSVSVRTDEDYVKALLNLFAKRK, from the coding sequence ATGGAAGCGAGTGAACTTATAAAAAAAGTTCGTCAGATTGAAATAAAGACTCGGGGACTATCGAATAATATCTTTGCCGGACAGTATCATTCTGCCTTTAAAGGGCGAGGTATGGCTTTTTCAGAAGTTCGTGAGTATCAATATGGCGATGATATACGAGATATTGATTGGAACGTGACGGCACGTTTCCACAAACCTTTTGTGAAAGTGTTTGAGGAAGAGCGTGAGCTTACAGTCATGCTATTAATTGATGTGTCGGGAAGTCTTGAATTTGGAACAATTAAGCAGATGAAGAAAGATATGGTGACTGAAATAGCCGCCACTCTTGCTTTCTCTGCTATCCAGAATAATGATAAAATCGGAGTAATCTTTTTCTCAGATAAAATTGAGAAGTTTATCCCGCCCAAGAAAGGCAGAAAACACATTTTGTTTATCATTCGTGAATTGATTGATTTTAAGGCAGAAAGCCGGAGAACAAACATCAAATTGGGAATGGAGTACCTTACGAATGTGATCAAAAAGAGATGTACAGCTTTTATTGTATCCGATTTTATTGATAATTCCGATTTTAAGAATGCATTGACGATTGCTAATCGCAAACATGATGTGGTAGCGATTCAGGTTTATGACAAACGTGTAGCTGAGCTTCCATCGGTGGGACTGATGAAAGTGAAAGATGCAGAAACCGGTCATGAACAATGGATTGATACTTCATCTGCAGCGTTGCGTAAAGTGCATCATGACTGGTGGATGAAAAAGCAGAGTATTCTTGGCGAAACATTTACGAAAAGTAATGTAGATTCGGTGTCTGTTCGTACGGACGAGGATTATGTGAAAGCGTTGTTGAACTTGTTTGCTAAAAGAAAGTAA
- a CDS encoding tetratricopeptide repeat protein: MKKIIFLVLSILCSFNLLAQDSLATDSAKISRPARKEYSTARIENATKAQGDNAYVRNDYAAAIQIYESLLKTKGEAADIYYNLGNSYYKIGDMAKAILNYERALLLNPGDGDIRTNLEIARSKIVDKTDAAPQIFFVSWTNSLINCMSADAWAKYGIASFIFFILGLYLFIFSKKIILKKIGFIASIALLVIVVLSNVFASHQKDLLINRTNAIIMTPSVTVKSTPNDSGTDLFIIHEGRKVIIKDNSMKEWKEIILEDGNVGWIKTADLELI, translated from the coding sequence ATGAAAAAAATTATATTTTTAGTATTAAGTATTCTGTGTTCTTTTAATCTTTTAGCTCAGGATTCGTTGGCTACGGACTCTGCAAAGATTTCCAGACCAGCCCGTAAAGAGTACTCTACTGCCAGAATTGAAAATGCAACCAAAGCGCAGGGAGATAATGCTTATGTTCGTAATGATTATGCTGCTGCCATACAGATATATGAATCTTTGCTTAAAACTAAAGGAGAGGCTGCCGATATTTATTATAATTTAGGTAATAGCTATTATAAAATAGGTGATATGGCTAAGGCTATATTGAACTATGAAAGGGCTTTATTGCTTAATCCTGGTGATGGCGATATTCGCACTAACCTGGAAATTGCTCGTAGTAAAATAGTAGATAAGACAGATGCTGCTCCTCAAATATTTTTTGTTAGTTGGACAAACTCTCTTATTAACTGTATGAGTGCTGACGCATGGGCAAAATACGGAATCGCTTCTTTTATATTTTTTATTTTAGGTCTTTATCTCTTTATATTTTCAAAAAAGATTATCCTGAAAAAAATAGGATTTATTGCTTCAATAGCTTTACTTGTGATTGTTGTTTTATCTAATGTCTTTGCTTCTCATCAGAAAGATCTCTTAATAAATCGTACTAATGCAATTATAATGACACCAAGCGTAACTGTTAAAAGTACGCCAAATGATAGTGGCACAGACTTGTTTATTATTCATGAAGGTCGCAAAGTTATCATCAAAGATAATTCCATGAAAGAATGGAAAGAAATTATTCTTGAAGATGGTAATGTTGGGTGGATTAAAACCGCTGATCTAGAACTTATCTAA
- a CDS encoding DNA-binding protein, producing MNRTITFNELRKIKDSLPSGSMHKIADELNLDVDTVRNFFGGSNFKEGKSVGLHTEPGPDGGLVMLDDTTVLDLALKILEEHNINHREEFSEELMHA from the coding sequence ATGAACAGAACAATAACTTTCAATGAACTTAGAAAAATAAAAGATTCATTACCAAGCGGAAGTATGCACAAAATTGCTGACGAACTTAATTTGGATGTAGACACTGTTCGCAACTTCTTTGGTGGTAGCAATTTTAAGGAAGGTAAAAGTGTTGGACTTCATACTGAGCCGGGGCCTGATGGCGGACTGGTAATGCTTGATGACACAACAGTTCTTGATCTTGCTTTAAAAATATTAGAAGAACATAATATTAATCATCGGGAAGAATTTAGTGAAGAGTTAATGCATGCATAA
- a CDS encoding phosphatase PAP2 family protein, with protein MMNDIQQLIQCDKEAFLALNGSDSTFWDGFMWIYTSTLIWIPLALVLLYVIIRNNKLKEALFIIIMIAITVVICDRISSGVFKPIFKRFRPAQDPEFMYLVDIVNGYRGGKYGFISSHAANTFGLITFTSLLFRKREFTFGFLLWAIISCYSRIYLGVHYLGDVICGAILGVISGFLIFYLYKYLDNRYIRDNRIRYSRKYTSSGYLVSNVNILLIALFTTIFIIMIVGMLIYHYSYL; from the coding sequence ATGATGAATGATATACAACAGTTGATACAGTGCGATAAAGAAGCTTTCCTTGCTTTAAATGGCAGTGATTCCACCTTCTGGGATGGATTTATGTGGATTTACACAAGTACATTAATATGGATTCCATTGGCTCTTGTATTGCTGTATGTCATTATTCGGAATAATAAACTAAAAGAGGCTTTATTTATTATTATTATGATCGCTATAACGGTTGTTATATGCGATCGTATATCATCTGGTGTTTTTAAACCAATATTTAAGCGTTTTCGCCCGGCACAAGACCCTGAGTTTATGTACCTTGTTGACATAGTGAATGGTTATAGGGGAGGGAAATACGGATTTATATCCAGCCATGCTGCTAATACTTTTGGCCTGATTACTTTTACATCTCTTTTGTTCAGGAAAAGAGAATTTACTTTCGGTTTCCTTTTATGGGCTATTATCTCATGTTATTCTCGTATATATTTGGGTGTTCATTATTTAGGTGATGTAATTTGTGGCGCTATTTTAGGTGTTATATCTGGCTTTTTAATATTCTATTTATATAAATATCTTGATAATAGATACATTAGAGATAATAGAATCAGGTATTCAAGAAAATATACTTCTAGTGGCTATTTAGTATCAAACGTAAATATCTTACTAATAGCTTTGTTTACTACTATATTTATAATAATGATAGTAGGAATGCTAATATATCACTATTCTTATTTGTAA
- a CDS encoding VWA domain-containing protein, which produces MFRFADPTYLYLLIILPFIVVFYLYSNLKRRKAIKKFGDPELMAQLMPDVSKHRPDIKFWLIFSALALTIVLMARPQFGSKTEKVKRNGVEVIIALDISNSMLAQDVAPSRLQKAKMLVSKMVDELDQDKVGMIVFAGDAYTQLPITSDYISAKMFLETITPELISRQGTAIGSAIDLATHSFTQQKGVGRAIVVITDGENHEDGAVEAAKAAKKNGITVHVLGVGSPGGSPIPIEGSSNFRKDKQGNVIVTRLNEGMCREIAAAGKGIYAHVDNTNGAQKALNSEIDKMAKADVESSSYTGFDEQFQGVAWIILILLIADLLLLERKNPLFKNIKLFKI; this is translated from the coding sequence ATGTTTCGATTTGCAGACCCGACATATTTATATCTACTTATAATATTGCCATTCATTGTAGTTTTTTACTTGTATTCCAACTTAAAGAGAAGGAAAGCAATTAAAAAATTTGGCGATCCGGAATTGATGGCTCAACTAATGCCTGATGTTTCAAAGCATCGCCCGGATATTAAATTCTGGCTTATATTCTCAGCGTTGGCATTGACCATTGTACTGATGGCTCGTCCACAATTCGGATCCAAAACAGAGAAGGTTAAAAGAAACGGTGTGGAGGTAATCATTGCACTGGATATTTCTAATTCCATGTTAGCGCAAGATGTAGCTCCCAGCCGTTTACAAAAAGCTAAAATGCTGGTATCTAAAATGGTTGATGAACTTGATCAGGATAAAGTGGGTATGATTGTATTTGCAGGAGACGCTTATACACAATTACCTATAACCAGTGATTATATTTCAGCTAAAATGTTCCTGGAAACAATTACTCCGGAATTGATATCAAGACAAGGTACGGCCATTGGCTCTGCTATTGATCTTGCAACTCATAGCTTTACCCAGCAAAAAGGAGTAGGGAGAGCTATTGTTGTTATTACAGATGGTGAGAACCACGAAGATGGTGCGGTAGAAGCAGCTAAAGCGGCTAAGAAAAATGGAATTACTGTCCATGTTCTGGGGGTTGGCTCTCCTGGCGGATCTCCAATTCCTATTGAAGGTTCTAGCAATTTCCGTAAAGACAAACAGGGCAATGTTATTGTTACTCGTCTGAACGAAGGTATGTGTAGAGAGATAGCTGCTGCCGGAAAGGGCATTTATGCGCATGTTGATAATACAAATGGAGCGCAGAAAGCACTGAATAGTGAAATTGATAAGATGGCGAAAGCGGATGTTGAAAGTAGTTCGTATACAGGTTTCGACGAGCAATTTCAGGGAGTAGCATGGATTATCCTGATTTTACTAATAGCCGATTTGTTGCTGTTGGAACGCAAAAACCCGTTATTTAAGAATATAAAACTGTTTAAGATATAA
- a CDS encoding tetratricopeptide repeat protein gives MSQVKYIIFIAFLLFANCGTFAQKTERDYIRKGNRLFNDSSFVQAEVNYRKALEKNPNSTEALYNLGNTLSQQRKLKEAMQQYTAASKNEKNKTKLAKIYHNAGVLFYAAKHYQEAVQSYRQSLRNNPSDDETRYNLALAMKMLKDQQKNQQNKDKNKNKDKKKDKDKQNKDDQKKKQDQKNKDDKQKQQPKPQSNKNKMSKGNAEQLLNAAMQDEKQLQEKAKKQLKNQGRNLDKDW, from the coding sequence ATGTCACAAGTTAAGTATATTATTTTTATAGCTTTTCTTCTTTTTGCAAATTGTGGAACATTTGCGCAAAAGACAGAGAGAGACTATATTCGCAAAGGGAACAGATTGTTTAATGACAGTTCCTTTGTGCAGGCGGAGGTAAATTACCGGAAGGCATTAGAGAAGAATCCCAATTCAACGGAAGCTTTATATAATTTAGGTAATACTTTGTCTCAGCAACGGAAGTTAAAAGAGGCTATGCAACAGTATACGGCGGCTTCCAAAAATGAAAAGAATAAAACTAAGCTTGCTAAAATCTATCATAATGCAGGGGTGTTGTTTTATGCAGCAAAGCATTATCAGGAAGCAGTTCAGTCTTATAGACAATCTCTGAGAAATAATCCTTCGGACGATGAAACAAGGTATAACCTGGCTTTGGCTATGAAAATGCTGAAAGATCAACAGAAAAATCAGCAAAACAAAGACAAGAATAAAAATAAAGATAAAAAGAAGGATAAAGACAAACAAAATAAGGACGATCAAAAGAAAAAACAAGATCAAAAGAATAAAGACGATAAACAAAAGCAGCAGCCTAAGCCGCAGTCTAATAAGAATAAAATGTCTAAGGGAAATGCGGAACAACTGCTGAATGCAGCTATGCAAGATGAGAAACAACTTCAGGAAAAGGCTAAAAAACAATTAAAAAATCAAGGCCGGAACCTGGATAAAGACTGGTAA
- a CDS encoding MoxR family ATPase gives MAESIDIRELNERIEKQSAFVTNLMMGMDQVIVGQKHLVESLLIGLLSDGHVLLEGVPGLAKTLAIKTLASLIDAKYSRIQFTPDLLPADVIGTMIYSQKDETFMVKKGPIFANFVLADEINRAPAKVQSALLEAMQERQVTLSKDTFKLPEPFLVLATQNPIEQEGTYALPEAQIDRFMLKVVIDYPKLEEEKLIIRQNINGDKFNVKPILKAEEILEARKVVRDVYLDEKIERYIVDIVFATRYPEKYGLNELKGLISFGGSPRASINLALAARTYAFIKRRGYVIPEDVRAIAHDVLRHRIGLTYEAEASNITSDEIVSKILNKVEVP, from the coding sequence ATGGCTGAATCAATTGATATCCGTGAGTTGAACGAGCGGATAGAAAAACAAAGCGCATTTGTGACCAACCTCATGATGGGGATGGATCAGGTAATTGTGGGACAAAAACATTTAGTAGAGTCTTTGTTAATTGGATTACTATCCGACGGACACGTTCTTCTTGAAGGTGTACCAGGACTTGCAAAGACATTGGCAATAAAAACGCTGGCTTCGCTGATTGATGCGAAATACAGTCGTATTCAGTTTACTCCAGACTTGTTGCCGGCCGACGTTATTGGTACCATGATTTATAGTCAGAAAGACGAAACATTCATGGTTAAGAAAGGACCAATCTTTGCAAACTTTGTATTAGCAGATGAAATTAACCGTGCACCGGCCAAGGTTCAGAGTGCACTACTTGAAGCCATGCAGGAAAGACAAGTAACTTTAAGCAAAGATACTTTTAAATTACCTGAGCCTTTCCTTGTGCTTGCTACACAAAACCCTATTGAGCAAGAAGGAACATATGCACTTCCAGAAGCTCAGATTGACCGTTTCATGTTGAAGGTAGTTATTGATTATCCAAAACTGGAAGAAGAAAAACTGATTATTCGTCAGAACATCAATGGTGATAAGTTTAATGTAAAACCAATCCTGAAAGCAGAAGAAATTTTAGAGGCTAGAAAAGTGGTTCGCGATGTTTATCTTGATGAAAAGATAGAACGATATATTGTTGATATTGTGTTTGCTACACGTTATCCTGAAAAGTATGGCTTGAATGAACTTAAAGGATTAATAAGCTTCGGAGGATCTCCTCGTGCTTCAATCAATCTGGCACTTGCTGCCCGTACATATGCGTTCATTAAAAGACGTGGTTATGTTATTCCTGAAGATGTTCGCGCCATTGCTCATGATGTTCTTCGTCATCGTATTGGCCTCACTTATGAAGCAGAAGCAAGTAACATTACATCAGACGAAATAGTAAGCAAGATACTTAATAAGGTAGAGGTGCCTTAG
- a CDS encoding BatD family protein: MAAQSVTVDVSIDSLQIMIGEQAKIQLQVSLDAKQKAIFPHFKDSLLKGIEIINIAKPDTQYLNNRQRLLITQKYTITSFDSALYYIPPFSIMVGSKEYKSKSLALKVYSPRVDVSHPDHYYPQKGVMNPPFVWSDWVGTIFLSILGIPLMFLIVYLIIRFRDNKPIIRHIKIEPKIPPHQQAMKEIERIKTEKIWQKGHSKEYYTELTDTLRTYIQDRFGFSAMEMTSSEIIEKLMDVEAKDINDLKFLFQTADLVKFAKHDPMMNENDSNLLNAISFINETKAEEQVDKKPVPTEITVEEKRSRRAKVLLSVGIVILSACVAAIIAHIALRLADLFL; this comes from the coding sequence ATGGCAGCTCAATCTGTAACTGTTGATGTTTCAATTGATTCATTGCAGATTATGATTGGAGAACAAGCAAAAATTCAGTTACAGGTAAGTCTTGATGCCAAACAGAAAGCTATTTTCCCCCATTTCAAAGACAGTCTGCTAAAGGGAATAGAGATTATAAACATTGCAAAGCCTGATACTCAGTATCTCAATAACAGGCAACGTTTATTGATAACGCAGAAATATACAATAACATCTTTTGATTCTGCGCTGTATTATATACCTCCTTTTAGTATAATGGTGGGTTCAAAAGAATATAAATCAAAATCACTGGCATTAAAGGTTTATTCTCCACGTGTTGATGTAAGTCATCCCGATCATTACTACCCTCAGAAAGGGGTTATGAATCCTCCGTTTGTATGGAGTGATTGGGTGGGAACAATTTTTCTTTCTATTTTGGGTATTCCATTGATGTTTCTGATTGTATACCTAATTATCCGTTTCAGAGATAATAAACCAATCATCAGACATATAAAGATAGAACCAAAAATTCCTCCTCATCAGCAGGCCATGAAGGAAATAGAGCGTATTAAGACAGAGAAAATCTGGCAGAAGGGTCACTCTAAAGAGTATTATACCGAATTGACCGATACTTTGCGTACATATATTCAAGATCGATTTGGATTTAGTGCTATGGAAATGACTTCTTCAGAGATTATTGAAAAGCTCATGGATGTTGAAGCTAAAGATATCAATGACTTGAAGTTTCTGTTCCAGACAGCAGACCTTGTTAAGTTTGCCAAGCATGACCCAATGATGAATGAAAATGATTCTAATCTGTTGAATGCTATTTCTTTTATAAACGAAACAAAAGCAGAGGAGCAGGTTGATAAAAAACCAGTGCCTACAGAGATTACAGTAGAAGAGAAACGTTCACGCAGAGCAAAAGTACTTTTGTCAGTTGGAATTGTCATATTGTCTGCTTGTGTTGCAGCAATCATTGCACATATTGCGTTGAGACTGGCTGATCTATTCTTATAA